Genomic segment of Mercurialis annua linkage group LG6, ddMerAnnu1.2, whole genome shotgun sequence:
GTAAGCACAGGGATAAGTATCACGAGCTGTTGTTGTCTGATTGTCGTAAGCAGATTGCTGAGGCTCTTGCTGCTGATAAGTTTGAGCAGATGTTGATGAAGAAAGAGTATGAGTATTCGATGAATGTCCTTTCTTTTCAGCTACAGACATCGGATATTGTACCTGCATTTCCTTTTGTTGCACCGTTTTCTTCGACTGTACCTGATTGTTGTCGAATTGTGCGGTCCTTCATTGAAGATTCTGTGAGTTTTATGTCTTACGGTGGACAGCTTGATTTCTTTGATGTTGTTAAGAAATATTTGGACCGACTGTTAGGTGAGGTTTTGGATGAGGCTTTATTGAAACTTATAAATACATCTGTCCATGGGGTTGCCCAAGCTATGCAGGTTGCGGCAAATATGGCTGTGATGGAACGTGCTTGTGATTTCTTTTTCCGTCATGCTGCACAGCTTTCTGGCATACCATTGAGGATGGCAGAGAGGGGTAGGAGGCAATTTCCACTGAACAAAGCACGTGATTCAGCAGAAGAGACATTATCTGGATTGCTTAAACAGAAGGTTGATGGTTTCATGACATTAATTGAGAATGTGAACTGGATGGCTGATGAGTCGATTCCAAGTGGAAATGAATATGTGAATGAAGTGATGATATATTTGGAAACTCTAGTTTCTACTGCTCAACAGATATTGCCAGCTAATGTTCTTAGAAGGGTTCTACAAGATGTTCTTGCTCACATATCGGAGATCATTGTTGGGGCATTAAGTGGGGATTCTGTCAAGAGATATACTGTAAATGCTATCATGGGAATTGATGTAGATATCCGGATGTTGGAAGCTTTTGCTGATAATCAGACTTCTGAGGGAGACCCCAAACAGATGAAATCAGCACTAGCTGAGGCAAGGCAACTGATTAATTTGCTTTTGAGCAGTCACCCTGATAACTTTTTAAACCCTGTAATTAGGGAGAGGAGCTACAATAAATTGGATTACAGGAAAGTAGTTACTGTATCCGAGAAATTGAGGGATCCCTCGGAGAGACTCTTTGGAACATTCGGGAGCAGGGGATCAAGGCAAAATCCAAAGAAGAAATCGTTAGATTCATTGATTAAAAGACTCAAGGATGTCAGCTGATTCACCACTGATTTGTACGAATGATCCTTACTTCTTCCCTTAGTTGTGGctatgattttttattattattcatgcTTTTTTAACTGTTTCAATTTTTGTCTTGTGATTGTGTCGATAGATATGATTTGTTctttatattttgtaattattgttCGTACATATGTTTCAGCTTGTTGTATCGAGTTCTTTGATTTTTATTAGCGTGTCTTTTTATCTCCTTCAATAGATCTATCATGTGTTCATGAGTGCTCTTGAGATTCAACAGATCAACTGTTTTTTTGCAATGCTTGCTGATGGTTGATTTTAATCCCATTCTCTATCTATGATTGATCTTGTTTCAACTGTGAATAACTCACTAAGTGCCAAAAGTAGAGACCTTGATTGTTCTAATTCTGTCTTTACTAGGCTTGAAATGACTGTTGTTGGAGCTAGGCCATTCATATTAGAGCTAAACATCACCATCCGCTTACACAATTGCATGCGTCTGCACACACGCTCTACACTCTTCCAAACATTCTAGATCTTCATTTACTCTTATTACATGACTGTCTATCAATTATCAGAACCTCTCTCTTCATTAATATCCTTTTCATTACAATCCCAACaagatttgtttttgttttcttgcTTCTGTCCTGATCCCCTACTCTTTTTATCCTTAGCAGTTGGAAATTGAAGTTTATGCTTCATTCCGTCTCAGGTTCAAGACCCTTCACCTTCGTCGAAACAAAAACCATATCAAATTCTCATATTTGTCATGGGCTCGATCCCTCTTTCAAAATCTTTGCTTTTAATAGCTTTCCTGTGGCCAATTACCTTCCTTTCAACTTCTCCAATCCTATCGGCCTTCGGTTACGACGACAACCTCAAGCCTTCAGCTTATGAAATGCTTGAAGAGTATAACTTTCCGGTCGGTATTCTACCAGTAGGCGTAACTGGGTACGAGTTAAATAGAGAAACCGGTGAGTTCTCTGTTTATTTGAATGGAACTTGTAAATTTCCTGTAGAGTCGTATACTCTTGAGTACAAATCCACTATTTCTGGTATAGTTTCAAAGGGCAGGCTCAGCAATTTAAAGGGTGTTAAAGTTTTTGTTATTTTGCTGTGGATTAACATAGTAGAAGTCACTCGTGAGGACGATGAGCTTTATTTTTCTGTTGGAATTACCTCTGCAAGTTTTCCAGTTGACAATTTTGAGGAGCGTCCTCAATGTGGTTGTGGGTTAGATTGTGCCAACAAGCTGATTAAACATCATCGCATTTCTTCTTACTAATCAGTGACCTAATTCAGTTTAGCAAGTGTGTAAAACTTTACATTTATTAGAAATTTGAATCATGTTCTTTACTTATTTTCTTCAATATTTGAATGACTTTGATTTCCATTTTCCCGTTGTATCAATTAGAGTGTTGTACCTTTCGTACAAATAAGGTCCATTTCCTTTAAGTTGCTAACTTGTAAGTAGTTGGTATAATTGAATAGAGTCAACTTGCAAACGACTCGGAATTGACTAGAAAAatctttatatttgattttatgttaatcAAGTCAAGATCGAACTTGAACTACGATATTTAGTTTGACAAATTTGTGAGTGTAATTGagctttaattaattttaaaatattagttagTACATATTTATGATATTGCCCTTTTTCagtactaaatttaaatatttatatagataatCGACTCGAGTTCAGTCAAGTTGATTTCAGTTATTCTATTGAACTGAACTTGAATTCCTTCAATAAATTTTTACCAAATTAGAATTAAGTTTCAATTTTTAGAATCCTATAATCAACCAAGAACATGGCATCCGCATGATCTACTGTTATCTTTTCTTCTGGAGAAGAAACACTAGCAAGAACCTTGCTTGAGCAAAATAGTTTCATCAATCAAATAACCTAATTATTTTGACTCTCCTCTTCTATTAATACATCAACAACCATAAGTCCATCACCATTACTTACAACTTTTCTCATGAAATTACAAACCCTAATGGCCTTCCTCTGCATAACAATCCTTCTGTGCTTACTTCAATCAATCTCCGCTATAACCAACAATGCCTCAGACGCTTACGATATTCTCCAAAAAAACGACTTCCCAATCGGACTCCTTCCAAACGGAGCAACAGGCTCTGATTTCGACAACAGTACGGGCAGATTTTCGGTTTTTATTCCGGAAACTTGCACGTTCAGCGTTAAGGAAGATTATGAGTTCATGTATAAGGCTACTATAGCTGGTGTGATCAAGCAGGATTATATGTATGGGTTGAGGGGGTTTTGGGTCAGGAGTAAGAAGCATACGGATCTTAGATATTTTTG
This window contains:
- the LOC126686900 gene encoding uncharacterized protein At5g01610-like, whose translation is MGSIPLSKSLLLIAFLWPITFLSTSPILSAFGYDDNLKPSAYEMLEEYNFPVGILPVGVTGYELNRETGEFSVYLNGTCKFPVESYTLEYKSTISGIVSKGRLSNLKGVKVFVILLWINIVEVTREDDELYFSVGITSASFPVDNFEERPQCGCGLDCANKLIKHHRISSY
- the LOC126687874 gene encoding uncharacterized protein LOC126687874 yields the protein MAFLCITILLCLLQSISAITNNASDAYDILQKNDFPIGLLPNGATGSDFDNSTGRFSVFIPETCTFSVKEDYEFMYKATIAGVIKQDYMYGLRGFWVRSKKHTDLRYFWLPVFDVQRHHDHLKINVGIYSDKFRVSVFQESPNCGCGFRCSDDDHDSI